The following proteins come from a genomic window of Mycolicibacterium rufum:
- a CDS encoding TIGR02234 family membrane protein has product MTRLGQLLLVVAAAGLWGASRLTWVQVTSFDGLTHPRTDDLTGATWSTALIPLALVALAAAVAALAVRGWPLRILAVLVAAASAAMGYLAISLWVVPDVAARAARLADVPITDLVGTERYSTGAVLTLVAAALSLVGAVLLLRSATRRGADAARYERRPADTAEPGAPMSERMIWDALDAGQDPTAPDNKGR; this is encoded by the coding sequence GTGACCCGCCTCGGACAGCTGCTGCTGGTGGTGGCCGCGGCGGGCCTGTGGGGGGCGTCGCGGCTGACGTGGGTCCAGGTCACCTCGTTCGACGGGCTCACCCATCCGCGGACAGACGACCTCACCGGGGCCACCTGGTCGACGGCCCTGATCCCGCTGGCGCTGGTCGCGCTGGCGGCGGCCGTGGCGGCGCTCGCGGTGCGGGGCTGGCCGCTGCGCATCCTGGCGGTGCTGGTGGCGGCCGCGAGCGCGGCGATGGGCTACCTCGCGATCAGCCTGTGGGTGGTCCCCGATGTCGCGGCGCGGGCGGCGCGTCTGGCCGACGTGCCGATCACCGATCTGGTCGGCACCGAGCGGTACTCGACGGGCGCGGTGCTGACGTTGGTCGCGGCGGCGCTGTCACTGGTCGGCGCGGTGCTTCTGCTGCGGTCGGCGACGCGCAGAGGCGCTGATGCGGCGCGCTACGAGCGTCGGCCCGCGGACACCGCCGAGCCGGGCGCGCCGATGTCGGAGCGGATGATCTGGGACGCCCTCGATGCCGGGCAGGACCCGACCGCGCCGGACAACAAGGGGCGGTGA
- a CDS encoding anthranilate synthase component I, which produces MQSTASLAVTTSREDFRALAAEHRVVPVTRKVLADSETPLSAYRKLAANRPATFLLESAENGRSWSRWSFVGAGAPSALTVRDGHAAWLGVTPQDAPAGGDPLEALRATLSLLETAALPGLPPLSSGLVGYFAYDFVRRLERLPELAVDDLGLPDMVLLLATDIAALDHHEGTITLIANAVNWNGTDDRVDEAYDDAVARLDVMTTALAAPLASTVATFSRPAPLHRSQRTVEEYTAIVDKLVGDIEAGEAFQVVPSQRFEMDTDADPLDVYRMLRVTNPSPYMYLLNVPDAEGGLDFSIVGSSPEALVTVKDGRATTHPIAGTRWRGDTEEEDLLLEKELLADEKERAEHLMLVDLGRNDLGRVCTPGTVKVEDYSHIERYSHVMHLVSTVTGMLAEGRTALDAVTACFPAGTLSGAPKVRAMELIEEVEKTRRGLYGGVLGYLDFAGNADFAIAIRTALMRGGTAYVQAGGGVVADSNGPYEYNEAANKARAVLSAIAAAETLSEP; this is translated from the coding sequence GTGCAGTCCACCGCCAGTCTCGCCGTGACGACATCGCGAGAGGACTTCCGGGCGCTGGCCGCCGAGCACCGCGTGGTGCCGGTGACCCGCAAGGTGCTCGCCGACAGCGAGACGCCGCTCTCGGCGTACCGCAAGCTCGCCGCGAACCGGCCCGCGACGTTCCTCCTGGAGTCCGCGGAGAACGGGCGCTCCTGGTCGAGGTGGTCGTTCGTGGGCGCCGGTGCGCCGTCGGCGCTGACCGTGCGCGACGGCCACGCCGCCTGGCTGGGAGTCACCCCGCAGGATGCGCCCGCGGGCGGTGATCCGCTGGAGGCGCTCCGCGCGACGCTGAGCCTGCTGGAGACGGCGGCGCTGCCGGGCCTGCCGCCGCTGTCGTCGGGTCTGGTCGGCTATTTCGCCTACGACTTCGTGCGCCGGCTGGAGCGGTTGCCCGAACTGGCCGTCGACGATCTCGGGCTGCCCGACATGGTGCTGCTGCTGGCCACCGACATCGCCGCGCTGGATCACCACGAGGGCACAATCACGCTGATCGCCAACGCGGTGAATTGGAACGGGACCGACGACCGTGTCGACGAGGCCTACGACGACGCGGTGGCCAGGTTGGACGTGATGACCACGGCGCTGGCCGCGCCGCTCGCCTCGACAGTGGCGACGTTCAGCAGGCCGGCGCCGCTGCACCGGTCCCAGCGCACCGTCGAGGAGTACACCGCGATCGTCGACAAGCTGGTCGGCGACATCGAGGCCGGCGAGGCCTTCCAGGTGGTGCCCTCACAGCGGTTCGAGATGGACACTGACGCAGATCCTCTCGATGTCTACCGGATGCTGCGCGTCACCAACCCCAGCCCGTACATGTACCTGCTCAACGTGCCGGACGCCGAAGGCGGACTGGACTTCTCGATCGTCGGCTCCAGCCCGGAGGCGCTGGTCACCGTCAAGGACGGGCGGGCCACCACGCACCCGATCGCGGGTACCCGGTGGCGCGGGGACACCGAGGAGGAGGATCTCCTGCTCGAAAAGGAACTCCTCGCCGACGAGAAGGAACGGGCCGAGCACCTGATGCTCGTCGACCTCGGCCGCAACGACCTGGGCCGGGTGTGTACCCCGGGCACCGTCAAGGTCGAGGACTACAGCCACATCGAGCGGTACAGCCATGTCATGCACCTGGTGTCGACGGTGACGGGGATGCTCGCCGAGGGCAGGACCGCGCTGGACGCGGTGACGGCCTGCTTCCCGGCCGGCACCCTGTCCGGGGCCCCCAAGGTGCGGGCGATGGAGCTCATCGAAGAGGTCGAGAAGACCCGCCGCGGCCTCTACGGCGGTGTGCTGGGGTATCTGGACTTCGCCGGCAACGCCGACTTCGCGATCGCGATCCGGACCGCGCTGATGCGCGGCGGCACCGCCTACGTGCAGGCGGGCGGCGGCGTCGTCGCCGATTCGAACGGCCCGTACGAGTACAACGAGGCGGCCAACAAGGCCCGCGCGGTGCTGAGCGCGATCGCGGCGGCCGAGACGTTGAGCGAGCCGTGA
- a CDS encoding peroxiredoxin: protein MNRGDRVAEFELPDQTGTTRSLTELLADGPVVLFFYPAAMTPGCTKEACHFRDLAAEFSAVGASRVGISTDPVDKQATFADQQKFDYPLLSDADGVVATQFGVKRGLLGKFLPVKRTTFVIDTDRAVLDVIASEISMDSHADKALEVLRKRQSA from the coding sequence ATGAATCGTGGTGATCGGGTGGCCGAGTTCGAACTACCGGACCAGACGGGGACGACGCGGTCGCTGACCGAACTGCTCGCCGACGGCCCCGTCGTGCTGTTCTTCTACCCGGCGGCGATGACGCCGGGGTGCACCAAGGAGGCGTGCCACTTCCGCGACCTGGCCGCCGAGTTCTCCGCCGTCGGCGCCTCCCGGGTGGGGATCAGCACCGACCCGGTCGACAAGCAGGCCACGTTCGCCGATCAGCAGAAGTTCGACTACCCGCTGCTGTCGGACGCCGACGGCGTGGTGGCGACGCAGTTCGGGGTCAAGCGCGGGCTGCTGGGCAAGTTCCTGCCGGTCAAGCGCACGACATTCGTCATCGACACCGACCGCGCCGTGCTCGACGTGATCGCCAGCGAGATCAGCATGGACAGCCACGCCGACAAGGCGCTCGAGGTCCTGCGCAAACGTCAGTCGGCCTGA
- the hisI gene encoding phosphoribosyl-AMP cyclohydrolase has protein sequence MSLDPAIAQRLKRNADGLVAAVVQERGTGQVLMVAWMDDDALARTLETREATYFSRSRGEQWIKGATSGHTQRVHSVRLDCDGDTVLLEVDQVGAACHTGDHTCFDADLLLGQAD, from the coding sequence ATGAGTCTCGACCCGGCGATCGCGCAGCGGCTCAAGCGCAACGCGGACGGCCTGGTCGCCGCCGTCGTGCAGGAGCGCGGCACCGGTCAGGTGCTGATGGTCGCCTGGATGGACGACGACGCGCTGGCCCGCACGCTGGAAACCCGTGAGGCGACGTATTTTTCGCGGTCGCGGGGGGAGCAGTGGATCAAGGGCGCCACGTCGGGTCACACCCAGCGGGTGCACTCGGTGCGGCTGGACTGTGACGGCGACACCGTGCTGCTCGAGGTCGACCAGGTGGGCGCCGCCTGCCACACCGGCGACCACACCTGCTTCGACGCCGACCTGCTGCTCGGTCAGGCCGACTGA
- the hisF gene encoding imidazole glycerol phosphate synthase subunit HisF has product MSTGGDVATRVIPCLDVDAGRVVKGVNFENLRDAGDPVELAAVYDAEGADELTFLDVTASSSGRSTMLEVVRRTAEQVFIPLTVGGGVRSVADVDMLLRAGADKVSVNTAAIARPELLSELSRQFGSQCIVLSVDARTVPAGAEPTSSGWEVTTHGGRRGTGIDAVEWATRGAELGVGEILLNSMDYDGTKAGFDLAMLRAVRGAVSVPVIASGGAGAVEHFAPAVVAGADAVLAASVFHFGELTIGQVKAAMRAEGLTVR; this is encoded by the coding sequence GTGAGCACCGGGGGCGACGTCGCGACCCGGGTGATCCCCTGCCTCGACGTCGACGCGGGCCGCGTCGTCAAGGGCGTCAACTTCGAGAACCTGCGCGACGCCGGGGATCCCGTCGAGCTGGCCGCCGTCTATGACGCCGAGGGCGCCGACGAGCTGACCTTCCTGGACGTGACGGCGTCGTCGTCGGGTCGCTCGACGATGCTCGAGGTGGTGCGGCGCACCGCCGAACAGGTGTTCATTCCGCTGACGGTCGGTGGTGGGGTGCGCTCGGTCGCCGACGTCGACATGCTGCTGCGTGCCGGGGCGGACAAGGTGTCGGTGAACACCGCGGCGATCGCCCGCCCGGAACTGCTCTCCGAACTCTCCCGCCAGTTCGGCTCCCAGTGCATCGTGCTGTCGGTGGATGCGCGCACGGTGCCTGCGGGCGCCGAACCCACGTCGTCGGGCTGGGAGGTCACCACCCACGGTGGTCGGCGGGGGACCGGGATCGACGCGGTGGAATGGGCCACCCGCGGCGCCGAACTCGGCGTCGGCGAGATCCTGCTGAACTCGATGGACTACGACGGCACCAAGGCCGGCTTCGATCTGGCGATGCTGCGGGCGGTGCGGGGCGCGGTGTCGGTGCCGGTGATCGCCAGCGGCGGCGCCGGCGCGGTGGAACATTTCGCGCCCGCCGTTGTTGCAGGAGCCGACGCGGTGCTGGCGGCCAGCGTGTTCCACTTCGGTGAGCTGACCATCGGGCAGGTGAAGGCCGCGATGAGGGCGGAAGGGTTGACGGTGCGATGA
- a CDS encoding inositol monophosphatase family protein — MTLDARQLTELLDTAAGILDGASTQFVAGHRADSAVAKKGDDFATEVDLAIERRVVAELQRLTGIGVHGEEFGGEAVDSELVWILDPIDGTFNYAAGSPMAAILLALVADGEPVLGLTWLPFMAQRYTAMAGGPVRCNGDALAPLQRGAVGDAIVGTGTFNIDSRGRYPGRYRATVLANLSRQCSRMRMHGATGIDLAYVSAGILGGAISFGHHIWDHAAGVALVRAAGGVITDLAGEPWTVTSPSALVAAPGVHEQMLDIIAAAGDPKDYL, encoded by the coding sequence GTGACCCTCGACGCCCGGCAGCTCACGGAGCTGCTCGACACGGCCGCGGGCATCCTCGACGGCGCCTCGACGCAGTTCGTCGCGGGCCACCGCGCCGATTCGGCGGTCGCCAAGAAGGGTGACGACTTCGCCACCGAGGTCGACCTCGCGATCGAACGGCGGGTGGTCGCCGAGCTGCAGCGGCTGACCGGCATCGGTGTGCACGGAGAGGAGTTCGGCGGCGAGGCGGTCGATTCCGAGCTGGTGTGGATTCTCGACCCGATCGACGGCACGTTCAATTACGCGGCCGGGTCGCCGATGGCGGCGATCCTGCTGGCGCTGGTCGCCGACGGCGAGCCGGTGCTCGGGCTGACGTGGCTGCCGTTCATGGCGCAGCGCTACACCGCGATGGCCGGCGGCCCGGTCCGCTGCAACGGCGACGCCCTGGCACCGCTGCAGCGTGGCGCCGTCGGCGACGCGATCGTCGGCACCGGCACTTTCAACATCGACTCGCGGGGACGCTATCCGGGCCGGTACCGAGCGACGGTGCTGGCGAACCTCAGCAGGCAGTGTTCGCGGATGCGCATGCACGGCGCCACGGGCATCGACCTCGCGTACGTCTCGGCCGGAATCCTCGGCGGGGCAATCAGTTTCGGCCATCACATCTGGGACCATGCGGCCGGGGTGGCGCTGGTGCGCGCGGCCGGTGGTGTCATCACCGACCTGGCCGGGGAACCGTGGACGGTGACGTCGCCGTCGGCGCTGGTCGCCGCGCCGGGGGTGCACGAGCAGATGCTCGACATCATCGCCGCGGCGGGTGATCCGAAGGACTACCTGTGA
- the priA gene encoding bifunctional 1-(5-phosphoribosyl)-5-((5-phosphoribosylamino)methylideneamino)imidazole-4-carboxamide isomerase/phosphoribosylanthranilate isomerase PriA codes for MNAPKLVLLPAVDVVEGRAVRLVQGQAGSETEYGSALDAAMTWQRDGAEWIHLVDLDAAFGRGSNRELLADVVGRLDVAVELSGGIRDDESLAAALATGCARVNLGTAALENPQWCARVVAEYGDRVAVGLDVLIADGAHRLRGRGWETDGGDLWTVLDRLDKEGCSRFVVTDVTKDGTLNGPNLELLSAVCERTDAPVIASGGVSSLDDLTAIATLTEVGVEGAIVGKALYAGRFTLPQALAAVGA; via the coding sequence GTGAATGCACCGAAACTGGTTCTGCTGCCCGCCGTCGACGTGGTGGAGGGGCGCGCTGTGCGCCTGGTGCAGGGGCAGGCGGGCAGCGAGACCGAGTACGGCTCGGCGCTGGACGCGGCGATGACGTGGCAACGTGACGGCGCCGAGTGGATCCACCTCGTGGACCTGGACGCGGCGTTCGGTCGCGGCTCCAACCGGGAGCTGCTCGCCGACGTGGTCGGCAGGCTGGATGTGGCCGTCGAGCTCTCCGGCGGGATCCGCGACGACGAGTCGCTCGCGGCCGCGCTGGCCACCGGGTGTGCCCGGGTCAATCTCGGCACAGCAGCGCTGGAGAACCCGCAGTGGTGCGCCCGGGTGGTGGCCGAGTACGGCGACAGGGTCGCGGTCGGACTCGACGTGCTGATCGCCGATGGAGCGCACCGGCTGCGGGGCCGCGGCTGGGAGACCGACGGTGGCGACCTGTGGACGGTGCTCGACCGGCTCGACAAAGAAGGGTGCTCCCGCTTCGTCGTCACCGACGTGACCAAGGACGGCACCCTCAACGGGCCCAACCTCGAGCTGCTGAGCGCGGTGTGCGAGCGCACCGACGCCCCGGTCATCGCCTCGGGCGGCGTGTCGAGCCTCGACGACCTGACGGCGATCGCGACGCTGACCGAGGTCGGTGTCGAGGGTGCGATCGTCGGAAAGGCCTTGTACGCCGGTCGATTCACGTTGCCGCAGGCGCTGGCCGCGGTCGGCGCGTGA
- the hisH gene encoding imidazole glycerol phosphate synthase subunit HisH, with translation MTAKLVVLDYGSGNLRSAQRALERVGAEVEVTADPGAAMAADGLVVPGVGAFEACMTGLREVGGEKIIADRVAAGRPVLGVCVGMQILFTRGVEFGVETAGCGQWPGSVVRLDAPVIPHMGWNVVDAPADSVLFQGMDPATRFYFVHSYAAQQWEGDPTAVLTWATHHVPFLAAVEAGPLSATQFHPEKSGDAGAELLSNWIGALS, from the coding sequence GTGACAGCCAAACTCGTCGTGCTGGACTACGGCTCGGGGAACCTGCGATCGGCCCAGCGTGCGCTCGAGCGCGTCGGCGCCGAGGTCGAGGTGACCGCCGATCCCGGTGCCGCGATGGCCGCGGACGGTCTGGTGGTGCCGGGCGTCGGCGCGTTCGAGGCCTGCATGACCGGGCTGCGTGAGGTCGGCGGCGAGAAGATCATCGCCGACCGTGTCGCGGCCGGACGCCCGGTGCTCGGCGTGTGCGTGGGCATGCAGATCCTGTTCACCCGCGGCGTGGAGTTCGGCGTCGAGACGGCCGGCTGCGGGCAGTGGCCCGGCTCGGTGGTCCGGCTGGACGCACCGGTGATCCCGCACATGGGTTGGAACGTCGTCGACGCCCCCGCCGACAGCGTGCTGTTCCAGGGCATGGACCCGGCCACCCGCTTCTACTTCGTGCACTCCTACGCCGCCCAGCAGTGGGAGGGTGACCCCACCGCGGTGCTGACGTGGGCGACCCACCACGTGCCGTTCCTGGCCGCCGTGGAGGCCGGCCCGCTGTCGGCCACCCAGTTCCATCCCGAGAAGAGCGGGGACGCCGGCGCCGAATTGCTGTCGAACTGGATCGGGGCGCTAAGTTGA
- the hisB gene encoding imidazoleglycerol-phosphate dehydratase HisB, whose protein sequence is MTRPNRSAKVERKTRESHIVVELDLDGTGQVSVETGVPFFDHMLTSLGTHARFDLRVKAVGDIEIEGHHTIEDTAIVLGQALGQALGDKTGIRRFGDAFIPMDESLAHAAVDVSGRPYFVHTGEPDFMVEFTIAGSQAPYHTVVNRHVFESLAFNARIALHVRTLYGRDPHHITEAQYKAVARALRQAVEYDERVSGVPSTKGTL, encoded by the coding sequence GTGACCCGCCCCAACAGAAGCGCCAAGGTCGAACGCAAGACAAGGGAATCCCACATCGTCGTCGAGCTCGATCTCGACGGCACCGGACAGGTGAGTGTTGAGACCGGGGTGCCGTTCTTCGACCACATGCTCACCTCGCTGGGCACCCACGCCCGCTTCGACCTGAGGGTCAAGGCCGTCGGCGACATCGAGATCGAGGGCCACCACACCATCGAGGACACCGCGATCGTGCTGGGTCAGGCGCTGGGTCAGGCGCTGGGCGACAAAACGGGCATCCGCCGTTTCGGCGACGCCTTCATCCCGATGGACGAGTCGCTGGCGCACGCCGCGGTCGACGTCTCGGGCCGGCCGTACTTCGTGCACACCGGAGAACCGGATTTCATGGTGGAGTTCACCATCGCCGGATCGCAGGCGCCGTACCACACCGTGGTGAACCGGCACGTCTTTGAATCCCTGGCGTTCAACGCGCGCATCGCGCTGCACGTGCGCACCCTCTACGGGCGGGATCCCCACCACATCACCGAGGCGCAGTACAAGGCCGTGGCGCGCGCCCTGCGTCAGGCCGTCGAGTACGACGAGCGGGTCAGCGGGGTTCCGTCGACCAAAGGGACGTTGTGA
- a CDS encoding histidinol-phosphate transaminase: MNPGTTVTLDDLPLREDLRGKSPYGAPQLAVPVRLNTNENPHPPTQALIDDVAASVREAAAELHRYPDRDAVALRTDLAGYLSAQTGVPVGVENVWAANGSNEILQQLLQAFGGPGRSAIGFVPSYSMHPIIADGTQTAWLAAHRADDFGLDAAVAATAIKEHSPDVVFVTSPNNPSGQSVSLDDLRLLLDAMSGGVMIVDEAYGEFSSRPSAIALIDEYPTRLVVSRTMSKAFAFAGGRLGYLVAAPAVVEAMLLVRLPYHLSSLTQAAARAALRHADDTLGSVATLISERERVSTALTDLGFRVIPSDANFLLFGEFTDAAATWRAYLDNGVLIRDVGIPGYLRTTIGLAEENDALLKASARQGVS; encoded by the coding sequence GTGAATCCCGGGACGACCGTGACCCTGGACGACCTGCCGCTGCGGGAGGATCTGCGCGGCAAGTCGCCCTACGGGGCACCGCAACTGGCGGTGCCCGTGCGGCTGAACACCAACGAGAACCCGCACCCGCCCACCCAGGCGTTGATCGACGACGTCGCCGCATCGGTGCGCGAGGCCGCCGCCGAGCTGCACCGCTACCCCGACCGCGACGCGGTGGCGCTGCGCACCGACCTGGCCGGATATCTGAGTGCGCAGACCGGCGTCCCGGTCGGCGTCGAGAACGTCTGGGCCGCCAACGGATCCAACGAGATCCTGCAGCAGCTGCTGCAGGCTTTCGGCGGGCCGGGCCGCAGCGCGATCGGTTTCGTGCCGTCCTATTCGATGCACCCGATCATCGCCGACGGCACGCAGACGGCATGGCTGGCCGCGCACCGCGCCGACGACTTCGGCCTCGACGCGGCCGTCGCGGCGACCGCGATCAAGGAGCACAGTCCCGACGTCGTGTTCGTCACCAGCCCGAACAACCCGTCGGGACAGAGTGTTTCGCTCGACGACCTACGGCTGCTGCTGGATGCCATGTCGGGCGGCGTGATGATCGTCGACGAGGCCTACGGCGAGTTCTCGTCGCGGCCCAGCGCGATCGCGCTCATCGACGAGTATCCGACGCGGCTGGTGGTGTCGCGCACCATGAGCAAGGCGTTCGCGTTCGCCGGGGGCCGGCTGGGCTACCTGGTGGCCGCGCCTGCCGTCGTCGAGGCGATGCTGCTGGTCCGCCTGCCGTACCACCTGTCCTCGCTGACCCAGGCCGCCGCCCGGGCCGCCCTGCGACACGCCGACGACACCCTGGGCAGCGTCGCGACGCTGATCAGCGAACGGGAGCGGGTGTCGACGGCGTTGACCGACCTCGGTTTCCGGGTGATCCCCAGCGACGCGAACTTCCTGCTGTTCGGGGAGTTCACCGACGCCGCCGCCACGTGGCGGGCTTACCTCGACAACGGGGTGCTGATCCGTGACGTCGGCATCCCCGGATACCTGCGCACCACCATCGGCCTCGCCGAGGAGAACGACGCGCTGCTGAAAGCCAGTGCCCGACAAGGAGTATCGTGA
- the hisD gene encoding histidinol dehydrogenase, translated as MVSVNVSPRLLRRIDLRGATLSTARLRTALPRGGVDVDAVLPKVRPIVEAVAERGADAALEYGASFDGVRPDQVRVPLEKLAAALDALAPDVRAALEVAIERARAVHADQRRTDTTTTLAPGATVTERWVPVERVGLYVPGGNAVYPSSVVMNVVPAQTAGVDSLVIASPPQASVQGPFHGLPHPTILAAAALLGVDEVWAVGGAQAVALLAYGGIDTDGSELAPVDMITGPGNIYVTAAKRICRSRVGIDSEAGPTEIAILADHTADPVHVAADLISQAEHDEMAASVLVTDSAALADATDAELARQLETTVHRERVSVALSGEQSAIVLVDDVEAGLRTVNAYAAEHLEIQTADAAGVAARVRSAGAIFVGAWSPVSLGDYCAGSNHVLPTAGCARHSSGLSVQTFLRGIHVVDYSEAALKDVAGHVITLAQAENLPSHGEAVRRRFER; from the coding sequence ATGGTCAGCGTGAATGTATCGCCACGGCTGCTGCGGCGCATCGACCTGCGTGGCGCGACGCTGTCCACGGCCCGTCTGCGCACCGCGCTGCCCCGGGGCGGCGTCGACGTCGACGCGGTGCTGCCCAAGGTCCGCCCGATCGTCGAGGCCGTCGCCGAGCGCGGCGCCGACGCGGCGCTGGAGTACGGCGCGTCGTTCGACGGCGTCCGCCCCGACCAGGTGCGGGTGCCCCTCGAGAAGCTGGCGGCGGCTCTCGACGCGCTGGCCCCCGACGTCCGCGCCGCCCTCGAAGTCGCCATCGAGCGGGCCCGCGCCGTCCACGCCGACCAGCGCCGCACCGACACCACCACCACGCTCGCCCCCGGCGCGACCGTCACCGAACGCTGGGTGCCGGTCGAGCGGGTCGGCCTCTACGTGCCGGGCGGCAACGCCGTCTACCCGTCCAGCGTGGTGATGAACGTCGTCCCGGCCCAGACCGCCGGCGTCGACTCCCTGGTCATCGCGAGCCCCCCGCAGGCCTCCGTGCAGGGCCCGTTCCATGGCCTGCCGCACCCGACGATCCTGGCCGCGGCCGCGCTGCTCGGCGTCGACGAGGTATGGGCGGTCGGCGGAGCCCAGGCGGTCGCGCTGCTGGCCTACGGCGGCATCGACACCGACGGTTCCGAGCTCGCCCCGGTGGACATGATCACCGGACCCGGCAACATCTACGTCACCGCCGCCAAACGCATCTGCCGGTCCCGCGTCGGCATCGATTCCGAAGCCGGCCCCACCGAGATCGCGATACTGGCCGATCACACCGCCGACCCGGTGCACGTCGCGGCCGATCTGATCAGCCAGGCCGAGCACGACGAGATGGCGGCCAGCGTGCTGGTCACCGACAGCGCCGCCCTGGCCGACGCCACCGACGCCGAACTGGCCCGGCAGCTGGAGACGACGGTGCACCGCGAGCGGGTGAGCGTCGCGCTGAGCGGTGAGCAATCGGCGATCGTGCTCGTCGACGACGTCGAGGCCGGGCTGCGCACGGTGAACGCTTACGCCGCCGAGCATCTCGAGATCCAGACCGCCGACGCCGCCGGGGTCGCCGCCCGGGTCCGCTCCGCGGGCGCGATCTTCGTCGGCGCATGGTCGCCCGTCAGCCTGGGTGACTACTGCGCGGGATCGAACCACGTACTGCCCACCGCCGGATGCGCACGGCACTCGAGCGGTCTGTCGGTGCAGACGTTCCTGCGCGGCATCCACGTCGTCGACTACAGCGAGGCGGCGCTCAAGGACGTGGCCGGTCACGTCATCACGCTGGCGCAGGCCGAGAACCTGCCGAGCCACGGCGAAGCGGTGCGCCGGAGGTTCGAGAGGTGA
- a CDS encoding nitroreductase family deazaflavin-dependent oxidoreductase encodes MSDRPSRSSHPNNAPGVPMIFPPWFERLQIKYINPLLRPLSKRMPGLGVIKHRGRTSGTEYETIVTPYRKGSVLAIGLAHGKTNWVKNVLAAGEADIRIGARDLHLVRPRVLPAGTTDPSLPRMAQVVAKRSGVFVADISS; translated from the coding sequence ATGTCCGATCGGCCGAGCCGCAGCAGCCACCCCAACAACGCGCCCGGCGTGCCGATGATCTTCCCGCCGTGGTTCGAGCGGCTGCAGATCAAGTACATCAACCCGCTGCTGCGCCCGCTGTCGAAGCGGATGCCGGGACTGGGCGTGATCAAGCACCGCGGCCGTACCTCCGGCACGGAGTACGAGACGATCGTCACGCCTTATCGGAAGGGGTCGGTGCTGGCGATCGGGCTCGCACACGGCAAGACGAACTGGGTCAAGAACGTGCTCGCCGCGGGCGAGGCCGACATCCGGATCGGCGCCCGCGACCTGCACCTGGTGCGGCCGCGGGTGCTGCCGGCCGGCACCACCGACCCGTCGCTGCCCCGGATGGCGCAGGTGGTGGCGAAACGGTCCGGCGTGTTCGTCGCCGACATCTCCTCGTGA
- a CDS encoding LysE family transporter, with translation MTWQMWLAFFGAAILIAISPGAGAIQSMATGLTHGVRRGYWSIIGLEIGLMLQLTLVAVGLGAAVANSILAFTIIKWVGVAYLAYLAIRQWRTAAVDLRAQVDQVVAGGRATLVARGFLVNATNPKGLLFFLAVMPQFVVPTAPLLPQYLAIGVTMVVVDLVVMGLYTGLAVRLLTWLRTPRQQTLLNRVFAGLFATAAVVLSLLRRSAATA, from the coding sequence GTGACCTGGCAGATGTGGCTGGCGTTCTTCGGCGCGGCCATCCTGATCGCAATCTCCCCCGGCGCCGGCGCCATCCAGTCGATGGCGACCGGTCTGACGCACGGCGTGCGGCGCGGCTACTGGAGCATCATCGGGCTGGAGATCGGCCTGATGCTGCAGCTGACGCTCGTCGCGGTGGGGCTCGGCGCCGCGGTGGCGAACTCGATCCTCGCGTTCACGATCATCAAGTGGGTCGGCGTCGCGTACCTGGCCTACCTGGCGATCCGGCAGTGGCGCACCGCCGCGGTGGACCTGCGTGCGCAGGTTGACCAGGTGGTCGCCGGCGGACGCGCGACGCTCGTGGCGCGCGGCTTCCTGGTCAACGCCACCAATCCGAAGGGGCTGCTGTTCTTCCTCGCGGTGATGCCCCAGTTCGTGGTGCCGACGGCGCCGCTGTTGCCGCAATACCTGGCGATCGGGGTGACGATGGTCGTGGTGGACCTGGTGGTGATGGGCCTTTACACCGGGCTGGCGGTGCGGCTGCTGACCTGGCTGCGCACTCCACGCCAGCAGACGCTGCTCAACCGGGTGTTCGCCGGGCTGTTCGCCACCGCGGCGGTCGTGCTCTCGCTGCTGCGCCGGAGCGCCGCAACGGCCTGA